In the Longimicrobium terrae genome, one interval contains:
- a CDS encoding anti-sigma factor family protein translates to MSFGIGSPSHLEDADLAGYDGGGLDRDRQRLARAHLNTCPDCAARLEAFQRTARDVSSFLPAVDVPVNPERREQALAAVQAARFRARSGGGQRRALLQAAAIVALLLTVSFGTPPGRAWVGGAVERLSGDSPGPFARGLLDMLGRKEQVAAAPAVAPAAPPAAEAVAEPQARRRDPAITTARPGPPPGTSAPVQFRPAVNYVLVRFASRQRAGSAAIWIRETASGEGQVVSGRRGEVLQPTADGVLVRNSITSRADYTITIPTSYRFVRVRIGDEPETVIAVSRAKRDWLWTVSLDAADAIPAER, encoded by the coding sequence ATGAGTTTCGGGATCGGGTCGCCTTCCCATCTGGAAGACGCCGACCTTGCCGGATATGATGGTGGAGGGCTGGATCGTGATCGCCAGCGCCTGGCCCGGGCGCACCTGAACACCTGCCCCGACTGCGCCGCCCGTCTGGAAGCCTTTCAGCGGACGGCGCGGGATGTTTCGTCGTTTCTGCCGGCGGTGGACGTGCCGGTGAACCCGGAACGCCGCGAACAGGCGCTGGCCGCCGTGCAGGCGGCCCGCTTCCGCGCGCGGTCCGGCGGCGGGCAGCGGCGCGCGCTGCTGCAGGCCGCCGCCATCGTGGCGCTGCTGCTGACGGTGTCGTTCGGCACGCCGCCGGGGCGCGCCTGGGTGGGCGGCGCGGTGGAGCGCCTGTCCGGCGACAGCCCCGGCCCGTTCGCGCGGGGGCTGCTGGACATGCTGGGCCGCAAGGAGCAGGTGGCCGCCGCGCCCGCCGTGGCTCCGGCCGCCCCTCCCGCGGCGGAGGCGGTGGCGGAACCGCAGGCCCGCCGCCGCGATCCGGCCATCACCACGGCGCGTCCGGGGCCGCCTCCGGGCACCTCGGCGCCGGTGCAGTTCCGGCCCGCGGTGAACTACGTGCTGGTGCGCTTCGCCTCGCGGCAGCGCGCCGGCTCGGCGGCCATCTGGATCCGCGAAACGGCGAGCGGCGAGGGGCAGGTGGTGTCCGGCCGCCGCGGCGAGGTGCTGCAGCCCACCGCGGACGGCGTGCTGGTGCGCAACTCCATCACGTCGCGGGCGGACTACACCATCACCATCCCTACCAGCTACCGCTTCGTGCGGGTGCGCATTGGCGACGAGCCGGAAACAGTCATCGCCGTCTCGCGCGCCAAACGCGACTGGCTGTGGACCGTCAGCCTGGACGCCGCGGACGCCATCCCCGCGGAGCGCTGA